The window GACATCGAGGAATTCTTTGTATGTTTTTTCAACATCGGCATCCTTTTTGTATATCTTGTCTGCTTCGGCAACGGTTTTGGCAACACGCATAAACATATCAAGAGGTGTTTCAATTACCTCTCCCTTTTCATTCTTTTTAAGGTATCTTTTTTCAAGGACAAATATTGCCTGTTTG of the Caldisericia bacterium genome contains:
- a CDS encoding ribonucleotide-diphosphate reductase subunit alpha (Catalyzes the rate-limiting step in dNTP synthesis): MSKVNLTKQAIFVLEKRYLKKNEKGEVIETPLDMFMRVAKTVAEADKIYKKDADVEKTYKEFLDVMVNLIFIPNSPTLMNAGRELGQLSACFVLPVGDS